The segment AGACCAAAGCCAGGAAAAATATAAGCATTATTTGCCTGAATAACAAAGGAAAGCAGTAATAACGTGAGAGACCTTGCACATCACCATGAAAGGGTCAAATGAATATATAAAGACCTGTCCAGGTACAAAGACATTTCCGTTGTATTCAACAGGGTCAAATGGACTGCCGCTAGCAAAAATAGCACGGCCCTGCAAGAGGAGAAGGAACCATATAAAATGAAGTTACCATCGACAAGACGACAACTAGAACGTAGAATTGTGTGTATGTAGTACCTCAGTCCATGTATACGCCTCTTCAGCAGTGCATTCAGACTGAGAAGTGGGGTTTGAAAGAGCAAGAATAATTGGTTTCTGCAACCCACAACAAAGTTATGGTCAATATACTTTCTCTTATGAATCTGGTTGGTTTTGCAAATAAAACACCTTGTTAATGGCGGCCATCGCCTCCACGACGTCTTTAGTGAATGTCCTTCCCACGCCTGATGTCCCAATCAACACTGTTGGTTTGATATCCTGAAAAGAAATGGGAACTTTCATTGGTTTgtgcaaaaatttgaatggagATGGTAAGAAAGAGACCTTCACAGCATCAACAAGATCTTGAATTGGTTCGTGCTCGTGTGCCCAAGGTTTCTTGAAGTGTTGGAGTGATTCCTTGCGAGAACTAACAATGAGACCCTGGAAACAAGAAGATTAGCACTAGCAAAAGGAGGAacttcctttcattttcttttgaactaCCTTCGAATCGACAAGCCATATTTTCTTGCGAGCATCTTCCAAAGGGGTATTCATCTGCAAAATGAATTCGAGTTAGTTTTGTTCATGTGATAACCTTTAGTGGTTCTGACAACAAATTCTtggtaacagtccaagtctactactagtaaatattgtccactttgacccgttacgtatcatcgttaacctcacggttttaaatgcgtctactagggagaggtttccacaccctcataaggaatgtttcgttcccctctccaaccgatgtagaatatcacaattcactccccttGGAGGgtaacatcctcgctggcacaccatttggtgtctggttctgataccatttgtagcagtccaaacccactgctagcagatattgtcctctttggatttttcctccCGGACTTATCCTCAAGGTTTATAAAATGCATAGGTAGGGAGACTTAcaaggaatattttgtttcccttttCAACTAAGGTTGTGAGAtaaggtgggatctcacaagaatTCAGCATTTTCAGCATTATATGGCCATTACCTTTTTGAACATCTCTAAAGCAATGAGTTCTGCAATCCCTGTGCCAGCCTACAAGCAACAAACACGGGAAGTCAATCGAGATACTTTACTATTAAGAGAGTTCGATACGGCTTTAGATACACAACCTCTCCAGCGCCAAGAAATAGGAATTTATGGTCAGCCAATGTTCCACCAACTAGCTTCAGAGCTGCAATAAGCCCTGCAAGGACCACGGATGCTGTCCCCTGTTGAGTAATAGTTTATACATTAGAATGCCAGTTCTGAAACGTAAACTAAAACACTGGGAATCACTTAATAATAACCTGAATATCATCGTTAAAAACAAGGTGAGTCTTGCCATATTTTTCTAACAGATCGAAGGCATTGTGGTTAGCGAAATCTTCAAACTGGCAATATGGTAAGCCAATATCAGAGGCAGAGAACCAAAAGTCCAAGTAGAAGAAGACTTAGTTTAGATTGTTGTCTCACTACAACTGTAGTTTAGATTGTTGTCTCACTACAACTGTACCTGAATGagaattttctctccataatTCTGTTTGACTGCAGCCATGAATTCGTGGACAAGCTCCTCATATTCCTaaagcaagaaaaacaaaggtGAAAACTTCACTATTATCACAAACCATAGGCTGGTTAACCAAATACTACAAACCTGACCAGTAGCCCTCTTTTGCCTGAGCCCAATGTAGAACTCATCATTCAACAGCTTGTCATTGTTCGTCCCGACGTCGATCGTCACAGGCAAGCACTGAAACAATATAACTTTGTGataagataataattttattattcccAGTAAGAAAGTCAAAACATGTCTTGCGCATTCATCTATACAGCTTTCTGAATTCAGAGCTTTTGTGATAGAATTAAAGACATGGGGCAGTGTGCCGgcaaggacactggaccccaagggaggtggattgtgagatcctacctcggttgaaaagggaaatatcgaggacgctggcccccaaggaggtggattgtgagatcccacgtcggttggagaggggaacaacgaggatgttggcccccaaaaggggtggactgtgagatctcacatcagttggagaggggaacaatgGGGATGCTGGGCTTccaaatggggtggattgtgagattccaaatcaattagagagggaaacgaaccattccttataaaggtgtggaaccctctccctagtagacgcattttaaaatcttgagggaagctcgataggaaaagtccaaagaagacaatatcagctagcatTGGGTTTAAGTTGTTACCTACCTAGGAATAAGATAGAAAATACTCACTGCAGAAGGACGAACACCGCCAAGAGCACTATAGAGGGAAAGCTTTCCAACTGGAATCCCCATGCCCTGAAGTAGTCCATCAAATTTAAGAACTTAAATAGCAAAAAGGCAACAGTAACCATAATCCACAGCTATACCTGGCAGCCAAGATCACCCAATCCAAGGATCCGTTCACCATCAGTAACAACAATGACTTGAATACCCATCTCAGGCCAGTTTCGTAAAACCTCTAAGATCTTCCCTCTGCACAGAAACTTATTAGTCTAAGTGTAACAGTGACTAACATAAGAACAGTGAAAGGCTACGCTTAACCATACTTCTCCCTCAAACTAATATAAAGACCCTGTGGCCGCCTGAAGATGCTTCCATATTTCTGGCATGCTTCTCCTACAGTTGGAGTATAAACCACCGGAAGCAACTCCTCAACATGCTCAATCAGAAGCTTATAGAACAACTTTTCATTGCTTTCCTGAACAAAGTAAACAGAATTGATCAACTCAAATAATTGATCGTCGTTCTTAAGAATTGTTAAGAGAAGAgccccacatcgactaattaagggaatgtttataagtaaggaatacatctccattggtatgaaaccttttgggaaaaccaaaaataaaatcatgaaagcttatgctcaaagtgaaccgtatcatatcattacaGAGAGTCATGATCATCGCCAATAACTTTGCAAGTAAAAACTTACTATTCCATCTAAATCTATTTATCAAAAACTCTCATTAATGACAAGATATCTAAGGCTATCGTGAAAAAGGGGTCATTGCTACCTGAAGATCCATCATGGCCATGTATTTCTGCAGAGGAACTTGATACTGCCGTATCCTGTACAACAACTTTTTCACCTGACATTTGAGAGCCAAATAATTACTAATATTTGTATACCAAAAAGCTCGGCGATCCAAAATTGGACTCAGAAAAATGATTGGAGATCACATAGATAACCTGAAGATCTTGAGAAATGACAGTAGGAGGCAAAAGACCACGCAAGTAGTGAGTATCTCTTTCTTTATCCGTGAAGGCTAAACCCTTATTGTGATGTGGATTTCGCAGTAAAGTATATCCACTAGAGAATATATGAACAATTATGATCATGATCGAAGAAAGTAATGAAGATTCAAGAATTGAATATGATTTTCCCTCACCTAGCAACAGAGACGGTCCAGGGAGTGACCCCCTGATCCTCCATGGGCATGACCTCGCCGTAGAAGCCAAGAACCCCATCGTTAACAGCGGAAACAGGGTCCAACTCAAGAACCGAATCCTTCAATGAGCTCTCCATCAAAACCCTGTCGTTTCTTTCTGATCTCACAGAAGAAAGCTTCAACGATTCCGAGTGCCGTTTCAGAGATAAAGGACTACAAGAACTGGAAATTGGCGTCTTATTCTGTTCAAACAAAATCCACAAGATTAgcaaagaaatggaagaaaccagtggattagaaagaaaacattCCAAAGAAAAGTCAGGTGGGGAATGAGTAGAATGTGTTGATACCAGAAAAACGCATCGATTCAACGAAGCCATGGCGAAAAGCTCGTGGAGGACTGAGAATCTTTTGGGGGGAAAAACAAGTGGGTGCGAGAGAAACTGGGAGAAACCAATGAGAGAGTCTCAAGGAAGCGAGACGAAGGAGGGCGGAAGCGTTTCTTATGGGTTGCAGAAAAATGTGCGCAATCCATGCACCCAATATGTGACGCTTACAATTACTTATACAACTGTGAtgatttgagtatttttttaaaaaagtttttattatagttttcgaattttatataaatgtgATCGTCTTAATGGTCACGATCATTATAAGATTTACGATGATTAGAGTAACTTACAATGTTTTTCGTAAATTTGGAAGCGATTAATATGCTCGTGATTGTAACgaatttgtcatttttttgaCCATTTAAAAACGAGAATCAATATCTTTGTTGACgtttaaaatgtcaaattttggatttaaaaaaaagaatagattctattaattgaaaataaatattcgaGAGCTATTCATTACCGTGAAtaattcatatcatatattaaaaattaggttaGAGGTTTcgatcataaaatttaaaatttatccttaaattaaaaaaaaataataataataattataccaagtcattagaaaattaaaattttttttaaaataattattttatattttaaaa is part of the Cucurbita pepo subsp. pepo cultivar mu-cu-16 chromosome LG12, ASM280686v2, whole genome shotgun sequence genome and harbors:
- the LOC111806349 gene encoding NADP-dependent malic enzyme-like isoform X1, giving the protein MASLNRCVFLNKTPISSSCSPLSLKRHSESLKLSSVRSERNDRVLMESSLKDSVLELDPVSAVNDGVLGFYGEVMPMEDQGVTPWTVSVASGYTLLRNPHHNKGLAFTDKERDTHYLRGLLPPTVISQDLQVKKLLYRIRQYQVPLQKYMAMMDLQESNEKLFYKLLIEHVEELLPVVYTPTVGEACQKYGSIFRRPQGLYISLREKGKILEVLRNWPEMGIQVIVVTDGERILGLGDLGCQGMGIPVGKLSLYSALGGVRPSACLPVTIDVGTNNDKLLNDEFYIGLRQKRATGQEYEELVHEFMAAVKQNYGEKILIQFEDFANHNAFDLLEKYGKTHLVFNDDIQGTASVVLAGLIAALKLVGGTLADHKFLFLGAGEAGTGIAELIALEMFKKMNTPLEDARKKIWLVDSKGLIVSSRKESLQHFKKPWAHEHEPIQDLVDAVKVSFLPSPFKFLHKPMKVPISFQDIKPTVLIGTSGVGRTFTKDVVEAMAAINKKPIILALSNPTSQSECTAEEAYTWTEGRAIFASGSPFDPVEYNGNVFVPGQANNAYIFPGFGLGLIMSGTIRVRDDMLLAASEALAAQVTQENLDKGLIFPPFTNIRKISANIAAKVAAKAYELGLAGRLPQPKDLVKHAESCMYTPSYPNYR
- the LOC111806349 gene encoding NADP-dependent malic enzyme-like isoform X2, encoding MASLNRCVFLNKTPISSSCSPLSLKRHSESLKLSSVRSERNDRVLMESSLKDSVLELDPVSAVNDGVLGFYGEVMPMEDQGVTPWTVSVASGYTLLRNPHHNKGLAFTDKERDTHYLRGLLPPTVISQDLQVKKLLYRIRQYQVPLQKYMAMMDLQESNEKLFYKLLIEHVEELLPVVYTPTVGEACQKYGSIFRRPQGLYISLREKGKILEVLRNWPEMGIQVIVVTDGERILGLGDLGCQGMGIPVGKLSLYSALGGVRPSACLPVTIDVGTNNDKLLNDEFYIGLRQKRATGQEYEELVHEFMAAVKQNYGEKILIQFEDFANHNAFDLLEKYGKTHLVFNDDIQGTASVVLAGLIAALKLVGGTLADHKFLFLGAGEAGTGIAELIALEMFKKMNTPLEDARKKIWLVDSKGLIVSSRKESLQHFKKPWAHEHEPIQDLVDAVKDIKPTVLIGTSGVGRTFTKDVVEAMAAINKKPIILALSNPTSQSECTAEEAYTWTEGRAIFASGSPFDPVEYNGNVFVPGQANNAYIFPGFGLGLIMSGTIRVRDDMLLAASEALAAQVTQENLDKGLIFPPFTNIRKISANIAAKVAAKAYELGLAGRLPQPKDLVKHAESCMYTPSYPNYR